The following are from one region of the Sulfitobacter pontiacus genome:
- a CDS encoding general secretion pathway protein GspK, whose product MERTQRAAAATQAEALALGAETSIIVALRRDMDVAPETDHMAEPWALAAQEEVQLETGSFAISVSDAQARFDLNGLAAGRLSQQQILARLVKSLDLPDSVALDINDRISRRGPIRALSEVELLDAQTRAILAPHVSLLPQPGDVNINTASEAVIAAVLGSPTAARQLVKRREQNGFLTRGDVTDAGIVALNGIGFTSDVYDVESRAEVDGTTVILTSRLLREDRLGRKDTYAIERSFSEHLGSKGSLPAPKPFRP is encoded by the coding sequence ATGGAACGCACCCAGCGAGCAGCCGCAGCGACCCAGGCCGAGGCGCTGGCCTTGGGCGCGGAGACCTCGATTATCGTGGCGTTACGCCGGGATATGGACGTCGCACCCGAGACGGACCATATGGCCGAACCATGGGCGCTGGCTGCGCAAGAAGAAGTGCAACTAGAGACGGGTAGCTTTGCGATCAGCGTATCAGATGCCCAAGCGCGGTTTGATTTGAACGGGCTTGCAGCGGGGCGTCTCTCGCAACAGCAGATCCTTGCGCGGCTGGTCAAATCTCTGGACCTGCCCGACAGCGTGGCCTTGGACATCAACGACCGAATTTCCCGCCGCGGCCCCATACGCGCGTTGTCCGAGGTCGAGCTTTTGGACGCGCAGACGCGTGCGATACTGGCCCCCCACGTCAGCCTGCTACCGCAACCCGGAGATGTGAACATCAACACCGCAAGTGAAGCGGTCATAGCGGCAGTGCTGGGATCGCCAACCGCCGCAAGACAACTGGTCAAGCGGCGCGAACAAAACGGTTTCCTCACGCGCGGGGACGTGACCGACGCCGGCATTGTCGCGCTGAACGGCATTGGCTTCACGTCAGACGTCTATGATGTGGAAAGCCGCGCAGAAGTCGATGGCACCACGGTGATCCTGACGTCCCGGCTGCTGCGCGAAGACAGGCTGGGGCGAAAAGACACCTATGCGATCGAGCGCAGCTTTTCGGAGCATCTGGGATCGAAGGGGAGCTTGCCTGCCCCAAAGCCCTTCCGTCCCTAA
- a CDS encoding efflux RND transporter permease subunit yields the protein MNTIIDAAFSRGRVVLMVLLMLLGVGAVAYVAIPKEANPEVPLPLVYVSTGLEGISPSDAERLLIEPMESEFAAIAGLEKIQSNASEGYANVQLEFTPGGDIDEALRKVREAADKVEGDLPEDAYDLTVTEINTALFPIITALISGPVPERTLNAIADDAQEAIEGLSGVLEVEIGGARDEFLEVLIDPTVFQTYNLSFDELIGQLQRNNRLIAAGAIETGGGRIVLKVPGLIEDLQDVMEIPVKVRGNTVVTFEDVATVRRTFQDPTGYARIDGQPALALEVKKRSGANIIETVAATRAALEELRKDWPESIEVTYLQDQSEQVETLLSDLEANVIAAVLLVMIVIVAALGLRSAILVGLAIPGAFLVGVTALWAMGFTMNIVVLFSLILVVGMLVDGAIVTVELADRRLQEGDDAQTAYAYAAKRMAWPIIASTATTLSVFFPLLFWTGMVGEFMKFLPITVILTLFASLFMALIFIPVLGGLIGKRQPQNAVAKRALSEAEIGDPRRIGGLTGAYVRLLEWAILRPGATALLALAMLLGSFGLYGQFGTGLSFFPSVEPEFMQVQVLARDNFSIYERDALVRRVEQRLMGYDEVATVYARSTMSAGQGSEETIGTIQLELTEWDRRRAAEAIGTDIRRDVADIAGIDVQVQTESGGPTAGKPINLQIAARNPAVQGDAVAQVLSIMEQIGGFTDVTDTLPLPGVEVSIRVNRAEAARYGADVSLLGQAVQLLTQGIAVADYRPEDADGELDIRVRFPAEERSLSELGNLRVPTSAGLVPISNFVTFEPVERTGTITRVDEKRVVTIEANVAPGLLVNDQVTALQQALDAADLPDGVSYSFAGEAQDQTEAMVFLVGAFVSAIVLMLVILVLQFNSFYQAFVVMSAIIFSVAGVLLGLIVTGRPFGVVMGGIGIIALAGIVVNNNIVLIDTYNDLRSSGMHPREAALRTGAQRLRPVLLTSITTALGLMPMVLGANLNFFTREIVFGAPSTQYWTELSSAIVGGLVVATLLTLILTPAMLMFGQKRSLQGDEATPAERPRRAWLSSLFRRKRADPQR from the coding sequence ATGAATACGATTATTGACGCCGCATTCTCGCGTGGCCGGGTCGTTCTGATGGTGCTTCTGATGCTCTTGGGCGTAGGCGCGGTCGCCTATGTCGCCATCCCCAAAGAAGCCAACCCCGAGGTGCCTTTACCGCTTGTTTACGTCTCCACGGGCCTTGAAGGGATCAGCCCGTCGGATGCCGAACGCCTGCTGATCGAGCCGATGGAATCCGAATTCGCCGCGATTGCCGGGCTTGAGAAGATCCAAAGCAACGCATCCGAAGGCTATGCGAATGTCCAGCTGGAGTTCACCCCCGGCGGAGACATCGACGAAGCGCTGCGCAAAGTCCGGGAAGCCGCAGACAAGGTCGAGGGAGATTTGCCCGAAGACGCCTATGACCTCACGGTGACAGAGATCAACACCGCGCTCTTCCCGATTATCACCGCGCTCATTTCGGGGCCGGTGCCAGAGCGAACGCTGAACGCCATCGCCGATGACGCGCAAGAAGCCATCGAAGGGCTTTCCGGCGTTCTGGAGGTCGAGATTGGCGGCGCGCGGGACGAATTCCTTGAAGTACTGATCGACCCGACCGTTTTCCAAACCTACAACCTGAGCTTTGATGAGCTGATCGGCCAGCTTCAGCGGAACAACCGTTTGATTGCCGCGGGGGCCATCGAGACGGGGGGCGGTCGCATCGTGCTCAAGGTGCCGGGCCTGATCGAGGACCTGCAAGACGTCATGGAAATTCCGGTAAAGGTGCGCGGAAATACGGTGGTGACATTTGAAGATGTCGCAACCGTCCGCCGCACCTTCCAAGATCCGACGGGCTACGCACGCATCGATGGGCAACCGGCGCTTGCGCTTGAGGTGAAAAAGCGGTCCGGCGCGAATATCATCGAAACAGTCGCGGCGACGCGTGCTGCGCTGGAAGAGCTGCGCAAGGATTGGCCCGAAAGCATCGAGGTAACCTACCTGCAAGATCAGTCCGAACAAGTAGAGACTTTGCTGAGCGACCTGGAAGCAAACGTCATTGCAGCGGTTTTGCTTGTTATGATCGTCATCGTGGCTGCCCTTGGCCTTCGGTCGGCTATCCTTGTCGGTCTTGCCATTCCGGGGGCCTTTCTGGTGGGGGTAACGGCGCTTTGGGCGATGGGGTTCACGATGAATATCGTGGTTCTCTTTTCGCTGATTTTGGTTGTCGGGATGCTGGTCGACGGGGCCATCGTAACGGTCGAGCTGGCGGACCGTCGTCTGCAAGAGGGGGATGATGCGCAAACAGCCTATGCCTATGCCGCCAAGCGCATGGCTTGGCCGATCATCGCCTCAACCGCCACGACATTAAGCGTCTTTTTTCCGCTGCTGTTCTGGACCGGCATGGTCGGCGAGTTCATGAAGTTCCTGCCTATTACCGTGATCCTGACCCTTTTCGCGTCGCTTTTCATGGCGCTCATCTTCATCCCGGTACTGGGTGGCCTCATCGGGAAACGCCAGCCGCAAAATGCGGTGGCCAAACGTGCGCTCAGCGAAGCTGAAATAGGTGACCCACGGCGCATTGGCGGGCTGACCGGAGCTTATGTGCGTCTGTTGGAATGGGCAATCCTCAGACCCGGCGCGACGGCGTTGCTCGCGCTTGCCATGCTGCTTGGCAGCTTTGGTCTATACGGGCAGTTCGGCACCGGCCTGTCGTTTTTCCCCTCGGTAGAGCCTGAGTTCATGCAGGTGCAGGTGCTTGCCCGTGACAACTTCTCTATCTACGAACGTGACGCGTTGGTGCGCAGGGTCGAGCAGCGATTGATGGGCTATGATGAAGTAGCCACCGTCTATGCCCGATCCACGATGAGCGCAGGGCAGGGCAGCGAAGAAACCATCGGTACGATACAGCTTGAGCTCACCGAATGGGACAGGCGGCGCGCGGCAGAAGCCATCGGCACCGATATCCGGCGGGATGTCGCAGACATTGCGGGTATTGATGTTCAGGTTCAGACCGAAAGCGGCGGACCCACCGCTGGCAAGCCGATCAACCTTCAGATCGCGGCACGCAATCCGGCGGTGCAGGGTGATGCTGTCGCGCAGGTCTTGTCCATCATGGAGCAGATCGGCGGCTTCACGGATGTGACCGACACGCTGCCGCTTCCGGGGGTAGAGGTGTCCATCCGCGTGAACCGGGCGGAAGCCGCGCGATATGGCGCTGATGTCAGTCTTTTGGGGCAGGCCGTTCAGCTGCTGACCCAAGGCATCGCCGTCGCGGATTACCGGCCCGAGGACGCGGACGGAGAGCTGGATATCCGCGTCCGTTTCCCGGCCGAAGAACGGTCTTTGTCAGAGCTTGGAAACCTGCGCGTTCCCACCTCTGCCGGATTGGTGCCGATCTCCAACTTTGTCACCTTCGAGCCGGTTGAGCGGACGGGCACGATCACACGTGTCGATGAAAAGCGCGTCGTGACGATAGAGGCAAATGTCGCACCCGGTTTGTTGGTCAACGATCAGGTGACGGCTTTGCAACAAGCCCTGGACGCTGCAGATTTGCCCGACGGGGTCAGCTATAGCTTCGCCGGCGAGGCGCAGGACCAGACCGAAGCGATGGTGTTCCTCGTTGGTGCCTTCGTGTCCGCGATTGTCTTGATGCTGGTGATCCTCGTTCTTCAGTTCAACAGCTTCTACCAAGCCTTCGTCGTGATGAGCGCGATCATCTTCTCGGTCGCGGGTGTTTTGCTTGGCTTGATCGTCACGGGGCGCCCTTTTGGCGTTGTGATGGGGGGTATCGGGATTATCGCGTTGGCGGGCATCGTGGTGAACAACAACATTGTTCTGATTGATACCTACAATGACCTACGATCCTCTGGCATGCACCCGCGCGAGGCCGCCTTGCGCACAGGCGCACAACGTTTGCGGCCTGTTCTTCTGACATCGATTACCACGGCGCTTGGCCTGATGCCGATGGTGCTGGGGGCCAACCTGAATTTCTTCACGCGCGAAATCGTCTTTGGCGCGCCATCGACCCAATATTGGACCGAACTGTCGAGCGCGATTGTAGGGGGGCTGGTTGTCGCGACCCTTCTGACCCTCATCCTGACACCTGCCATGCTGATGTTCGGACAAAAGCGAAGCCTGCAAGGGGACGAAGCGACGCCAGCGGAACGGCCGAGGAGAGCATGGTTGTCGAGCTTATTCAGACGTAAACGTGCAGACCCTCAACGCTGA
- a CDS encoding A24 family peptidase, giving the protein MPLFILSSIILIPILGQLVRIDLRQHRLPDRYTLPLIWVGLATNALAQRALPTEAIWGAIIGYVVFWLIGAVYFRSRGQEGLGLGDAKLLSAAGAWVGVFALPWVVLLSALGALGYAVLSGHGRQERLAFGPWIAGALLLIWFGKGLFSEV; this is encoded by the coding sequence ATGCCTCTGTTCATCTTATCCTCGATCATTCTGATTCCGATTTTGGGTCAGCTTGTTCGTATTGATCTGCGCCAACACCGCCTGCCGGATCGCTATACGCTTCCGCTGATATGGGTCGGACTGGCAACGAATGCCCTCGCGCAGCGTGCCCTCCCGACGGAGGCGATCTGGGGCGCTATCATTGGCTATGTGGTATTCTGGCTGATCGGAGCGGTCTATTTCCGCAGCCGCGGGCAGGAAGGGTTGGGCTTGGGCGATGCAAAGCTGCTGTCGGCAGCGGGTGCATGGGTTGGGGTTTTCGCCTTGCCTTGGGTCGTGCTCCTGTCGGCTCTGGGTGCCCTTGGATACGCAGTGCTCTCGGGCCACGGGCGCCAAGAGCGCCTCGCGTTTGGTCCATGGATTGCCGGGGCCCTTCTTCTTATTTGGTTCGGAAAAGGGCTTTTTTCAGAGGTATAG
- the gspF gene encoding type II secretion system inner membrane protein GspF, protein MPAYAYEAMTPAGKSTKGIIEAASAAAARSSLRQRNLAPLSVEPTVAKKGKATKGAGFGRAKISRRALTLLTRQLATLIGSGIGVEQALKTVADQQNKPAVTSLLLNLRASVLDGRSFAQALGEYPQVFGDFYRASVAAGETSGQLGQVMEHLSGFVETRAKNRQTVQLALLYPAILAVVSLAVIVALLTFVVPDIVRVFTSRGAELPFLTRSLITVSDFINAWGIAMLGVLAAVILGGASLLRQPAMRLRWHRFLSRSVLTRGFSLKTNSVQFAGTLATLTVSRVPLVDALTAATQTVPNLHVREKVAQATARVREGTALSRALDDAKVFPPMLIAMIASGEAGGVLGTTLTRAADDQERDLNALVATLVALVEPAVLLIMGGIVMLLVLSILLPIVNLNNLVN, encoded by the coding sequence ATGCCAGCCTATGCCTATGAAGCGATGACGCCCGCGGGCAAGTCGACCAAGGGGATCATAGAGGCCGCAAGTGCGGCCGCCGCGCGCAGCAGTCTGCGCCAGCGCAACCTCGCGCCGCTGTCGGTCGAACCAACCGTCGCAAAAAAGGGGAAAGCGACAAAGGGGGCGGGCTTTGGCAGGGCCAAGATTTCGCGCCGCGCGCTGACCCTACTGACCCGACAGCTTGCCACGCTGATCGGTTCGGGGATCGGTGTGGAGCAAGCGCTCAAGACAGTGGCAGACCAGCAGAATAAGCCCGCTGTTACATCACTGTTGTTGAACCTGCGCGCCTCAGTGCTCGACGGGCGCAGCTTTGCGCAGGCGCTTGGCGAGTATCCTCAGGTGTTCGGCGACTTTTACCGTGCGTCGGTCGCTGCGGGGGAAACCTCGGGGCAGCTTGGCCAAGTGATGGAACATCTGTCCGGCTTTGTGGAAACTCGCGCCAAGAACCGCCAGACGGTGCAGCTTGCTTTGCTGTATCCCGCGATCCTTGCCGTCGTTTCGCTTGCGGTAATCGTAGCACTGTTGACCTTTGTGGTGCCTGACATCGTGCGCGTTTTCACCTCTCGCGGGGCGGAACTGCCGTTCCTGACCCGTTCGTTGATTACGGTAAGCGATTTTATCAATGCGTGGGGTATTGCAATGCTCGGCGTGCTCGCTGCCGTTATCCTTGGCGGGGCCAGCCTGCTGCGGCAACCGGCGATGCGGCTGCGCTGGCATCGATTTCTATCGCGTTCGGTGCTGACGCGGGGGTTCTCTCTCAAGACAAACTCGGTGCAGTTCGCGGGTACCTTGGCAACCTTGACCGTCAGCCGCGTGCCGCTTGTAGATGCCTTGACCGCTGCTACGCAGACCGTGCCAAATTTGCACGTCCGCGAAAAAGTCGCCCAAGCCACGGCACGCGTACGCGAAGGGACGGCGCTTTCACGGGCGCTGGACGATGCCAAAGTCTTCCCCCCGATGCTGATCGCGATGATCGCAAGTGGGGAAGCGGGGGGCGTGCTGGGGACAACACTGACCCGCGCAGCCGACGATCAAGAGCGCGATCTGAATGCATTGGTAGCCACATTGGTAGCACTGGTCGAACCGGCCGTACTGCTGATCATGGGTGGGATCGTGATGCTTTTGGTGCTCTCCATCCTGCTACCGATCGTTAACCTTAACAATCTGGTGAACTAG
- a CDS encoding DUF4331 domain-containing protein, translating to MTFTIRTLLQGSCATALCLTASIASASSHREAPGITEQPKIDATDFYMFKSYEANRGDYVTLIANYQPLQAPYGGPNYFTMDPDAIYEIHVSNDADAEEEITFQFQFDNNLKDGTGIQLDIGGEKVGIPLRAAGQITASSPTAALGETESYSVTMITGDRRSGKRTSLSHGGGTTFTKPLDNVGNKTLPDYAEYANAYIYDDVKIPGCGTGRVFAGQRAEAFAVNLGEIFDLVNLVPVQGPDNPMWSQYNDPNFNANGIVQDRANDDLIGKANVTTLALEIPISCLTQGDEPVIGAWTTASLPQGELEDPSPTYEKTSIYGGAWVQQSRLSNPLVNEVVIGLSDKDLFNAAEPTIDEALAVYVTNPTLPALLDILFRDALGASGNIAPSNFPRNDLVTAFLSGFEGVNQPAGFDTKTDLSEMLRLNTAFPATPASEQHTFGLLAEDLAGFPNGRRPADDTVDLALRVMMGRLCHDVPLGQELSGDPSAEDNVNLGLCGKGDPNDTAPAGLVPLTDGAPLRATELQTVFPYLNTPIAGSPNN from the coding sequence ATGACATTTACCATTCGTACCTTGTTGCAGGGAAGCTGCGCTACAGCGCTTTGCCTGACAGCAAGCATTGCATCTGCATCATCGCACCGTGAGGCGCCGGGCATTACCGAGCAGCCAAAGATCGACGCGACAGATTTCTACATGTTCAAAAGCTACGAGGCAAACCGCGGCGACTACGTGACCCTCATTGCAAATTATCAGCCTTTGCAGGCCCCCTATGGTGGACCCAACTATTTCACCATGGACCCCGATGCGATCTATGAGATCCATGTCAGCAATGACGCCGATGCCGAAGAAGAGATCACCTTTCAGTTTCAATTCGACAATAATCTGAAAGACGGCACTGGTATCCAGCTGGACATCGGCGGCGAGAAAGTGGGCATTCCGCTGCGCGCTGCAGGCCAGATCACAGCCAGCAGCCCGACTGCCGCTCTGGGTGAAACCGAAAGCTATAGCGTGACCATGATCACGGGCGACCGTCGCAGCGGCAAAAGAACGTCTCTTTCTCATGGCGGCGGGACGACCTTTACCAAGCCGCTCGACAACGTTGGCAACAAGACCCTGCCTGACTATGCCGAATACGCGAACGCCTATATCTATGACGATGTAAAAATTCCGGGCTGCGGAACGGGCCGGGTCTTTGCTGGCCAGCGCGCAGAGGCCTTCGCGGTGAACCTTGGCGAAATCTTTGATCTGGTGAACCTCGTTCCAGTGCAGGGACCAGATAACCCGATGTGGTCCCAGTATAACGATCCCAATTTCAACGCGAACGGGATCGTGCAGGACCGCGCCAATGACGACCTGATTGGTAAAGCCAATGTCACAACGCTGGCTTTGGAAATTCCAATCTCCTGTCTGACCCAAGGGGATGAGCCGGTCATCGGGGCATGGACGACTGCCAGCCTGCCACAAGGCGAATTGGAAGATCCGTCGCCCACCTACGAGAAGACCTCGATTTATGGTGGCGCGTGGGTGCAGCAGTCGCGCTTGTCCAACCCGCTGGTCAACGAGGTGGTCATCGGCCTTTCCGACAAGGATCTGTTTAACGCAGCAGAGCCTACAATTGACGAGGCACTGGCTGTCTATGTGACCAATCCGACCCTGCCAGCGCTACTGGATATCCTGTTCCGCGATGCGTTGGGTGCATCGGGCAATATCGCTCCGTCGAACTTCCCCCGGAACGACCTTGTTACCGCGTTCCTCAGCGGTTTTGAGGGCGTAAACCAGCCTGCTGGCTTCGATACGAAGACAGACCTGTCCGAAATGCTGCGCTTGAATACAGCGTTCCCGGCGACACCCGCATCCGAGCAGCATACCTTTGGCCTTTTGGCTGAAGACCTCGCGGGCTTTCCCAACGGTCGCCGTCCGGCGGATGACACTGTCGATCTTGCGCTGCGCGTGATGATGGGCCGGTTGTGCCATGACGTGCCTCTCGGGCAAGAGCTTAGCGGAGACCCAAGTGCCGAAGACAATGTAAATCTGGGTCTTTGTGGCAAAGGCGATCCCAACGATACCGCGCCTGCGGGCCTAGTACCGTTGACCGATGGGGCACCTTTGCGCGCCACCGAGTTGCAAACCGTGTTCCCCTACTTGAACACACCGATTGCTGGCTCGCCGAACAACTAA
- a CDS encoding penicillin-binding protein activator → MSSRKRGMQKMPKAQPIKSIETVASGAFSPLSRRRVLLGLGGSSALIGLSGCGGLSLTGDTELPPENAVGQAVLLAPLTGPRASLGQIMLAAASLGGNATGPGAEVEVVDAGDSPETAVAAAQKAMDGGAKMLLGPLFSGQSRAVAEAVGRGTPVVSLSNDSSIAGDNLFVFGITPQQSAKSILGFAATRGKRNVVTVVPPGPFGALSAQAAQSVVAATGGTAPPAIVAASAAGLIDKIRAANGGALPDAVYLPVVGGPFEEQAAAIKSAGVQLLGSEQWASITPYRIDALQDGWFAAPDPVRFEAFATAFTAFSETEAGVLGGLAFDAVEMARILGRIGQQNRKGLLRDAGFDGVVGPYRFQKDGQCARGLAILSVTTGANNLIGSTGA, encoded by the coding sequence ATGTCGTCACGTAAACGAGGAATGCAAAAGATGCCAAAAGCACAGCCGATAAAATCCATCGAAACCGTGGCTTCCGGTGCCTTTTCCCCTCTGTCGCGGCGGCGGGTATTGTTGGGTCTTGGTGGGTCATCGGCGCTCATTGGTTTATCGGGCTGCGGCGGGTTGTCTTTGACAGGTGACACTGAACTGCCGCCTGAAAATGCGGTAGGACAGGCCGTTTTGCTGGCCCCGCTTACCGGCCCGCGTGCGTCATTAGGACAGATCATGCTGGCAGCCGCAAGCCTTGGCGGCAACGCGACCGGCCCAGGGGCCGAGGTCGAGGTGGTCGATGCTGGCGATAGCCCCGAAACAGCCGTTGCTGCCGCGCAAAAAGCGATGGACGGCGGGGCGAAGATGTTGCTTGGTCCGCTTTTCTCCGGCCAGAGCCGCGCAGTCGCCGAAGCTGTCGGGCGCGGTACGCCCGTTGTTTCACTGTCGAACGACAGCTCTATCGCCGGAGATAACCTGTTTGTATTCGGCATCACACCGCAGCAATCAGCGAAATCGATCCTCGGCTTCGCGGCAACCCGCGGCAAGCGCAACGTTGTTACTGTTGTTCCTCCGGGGCCATTTGGTGCCTTGTCCGCGCAGGCAGCGCAATCCGTCGTCGCGGCGACAGGGGGTACCGCTCCGCCAGCGATTGTTGCCGCATCCGCCGCTGGCCTGATCGACAAGATCCGGGCCGCGAACGGCGGTGCGCTGCCAGATGCGGTTTATCTGCCCGTTGTGGGTGGCCCCTTTGAAGAACAGGCCGCGGCGATCAAGAGCGCGGGGGTGCAGCTGCTTGGCTCGGAACAATGGGCATCGATCACGCCTTACCGGATCGACGCATTGCAGGATGGGTGGTTTGCCGCACCCGACCCTGTTCGTTTCGAGGCCTTTGCTACGGCCTTTACCGCGTTCAGTGAAACCGAGGCGGGTGTGCTTGGCGGGTTGGCCTTTGATGCCGTCGAAATGGCGCGCATTCTTGGGCGCATCGGCCAGCAGAACCGCAAAGGGCTGCTGCGTGACGCCGGTTTCGACGGTGTCGTCGGCCCCTACCGTTTCCAAAAGGACGGACAATGCGCACGCGGGCTGGCTATCCTAAGCGTGACAACCGGCGCGAATAACCTGATTGGCTCTACCGGCGCATGA
- a CDS encoding type II secretion system protein GspJ, with translation MTLIRDQEAGVTLIEMLVALSLFALVGIASFTTLDTILRVRERTDGRLEHLAQLDRALLVFGRDIVQADPRTVTLRDGVLSTLGHDGQTRRQYLHDANALSREIGPRNADDLLRQTLILDVSALTFRVLDRDRNWHSTWPLPDSESEALAVDMRVDINGIGSLRRLSSLTRPAPR, from the coding sequence ATGACCCTTATCCGCGACCAAGAGGCTGGCGTGACCCTGATCGAGATGCTGGTCGCGCTTAGTCTGTTCGCTTTGGTGGGTATTGCCTCGTTTACCACGCTGGACACGATCTTGCGTGTCCGCGAACGCACCGATGGCCGGCTCGAGCATCTGGCACAATTGGATCGGGCCTTGCTGGTCTTCGGGCGCGATATTGTGCAGGCGGACCCCCGTACGGTGACGCTTCGAGATGGGGTCCTGTCCACTCTCGGACATGATGGCCAAACCAGACGCCAGTATCTGCACGATGCAAATGCGCTTAGCCGCGAGATAGGCCCCCGAAACGCGGATGATCTGTTGCGGCAAACCTTGATACTGGATGTCAGCGCGCTGACGTTTCGCGTGCTTGATAGGGATCGTAACTGGCATTCAACGTGGCCCCTCCCCGACAGCGAGAGCGAAGCGCTGGCCGTGGATATGCGCGTGGACATTAATGGAATTGGCAGTCTGAGGCGGCTTTCGTCTTTGACCCGCCCTGCGCCCCGATGA
- a CDS encoding GspE/PulE family protein — protein MTHASTQTRLSYGFAQSQGVILLPASEESAEPRCQYRHDASFEALIEAQRVSGAAVTFEEISAADFEAALGMTYRDSASEAAQVAADADDDLASLADTAASIDDLLAQNDDAPVVRLINALLLEAVKEGASDVHIETEERRLLVRFRVDGILREVISPKRALAPLLVSRIKVMGKLDIAEKRLPQDGRVSLRVGGYDLDVRISTIPSQFGERVVLRLLDRGQTLRGIDHLGLSDRDNTVLKRILSLPDGMVLVTGPTGSGKTTTLYAGLDMLNDRQRNIMTVEDPIEYTMDGVGQMQVNAKTDLSFARGLRAILRQDPDVIMVGEIRDRETAQIAVESAMTGHLVISTLHTNTAIGAVSRLVEMGVERFLLAPMLRGLIAQRLVRRNCTDCLGDHEVTQAESDLLGQKIKPGEIVKKGLGCDTCQASGFRGRLPLYEIIEVDGALERKMHEGQSEAELIAAARDRGPSILDDGIAKMRLGLTTAQEVARAIHDGAPPQPSISLAASQEDE, from the coding sequence ATGACCCATGCCAGCACCCAGACCCGCCTTTCCTATGGTTTCGCGCAAAGCCAAGGGGTCATTCTATTGCCTGCCTCTGAAGAGAGTGCGGAGCCACGCTGTCAATATCGCCATGATGCCTCTTTCGAAGCCCTGATCGAAGCACAGCGCGTGTCTGGCGCCGCTGTGACATTCGAGGAAATATCGGCTGCCGATTTTGAAGCGGCTCTTGGCATGACCTACCGCGATTCCGCGTCCGAGGCCGCACAGGTGGCCGCGGATGCAGACGATGATCTGGCCTCATTGGCGGACACGGCTGCTTCGATCGACGATCTGCTGGCCCAAAACGATGATGCGCCCGTGGTGCGGCTGATCAATGCCCTACTGCTCGAGGCGGTCAAGGAAGGCGCGTCTGACGTGCATATCGAGACGGAGGAGCGGCGACTTTTGGTGCGCTTTCGGGTCGACGGCATTCTACGCGAGGTAATCAGCCCGAAACGCGCACTCGCGCCGCTGCTTGTCAGCCGGATCAAGGTGATGGGCAAACTCGACATCGCTGAAAAACGCCTTCCGCAGGACGGTCGTGTTTCGTTGCGGGTCGGAGGGTATGACCTTGACGTGCGCATCTCGACGATCCCCTCTCAATTTGGCGAGCGCGTGGTGCTGCGACTTTTGGACCGGGGGCAGACATTGCGCGGGATCGACCATCTTGGCCTGTCGGATCGCGATAATACGGTGCTGAAACGGATCCTGTCCTTGCCCGATGGGATGGTGCTGGTGACTGGCCCGACTGGTTCGGGCAAGACCACGACGCTTTATGCTGGTCTGGATATGCTGAACGACCGGCAACGCAACATCATGACCGTCGAGGACCCGATCGAATATACGATGGACGGTGTTGGCCAGATGCAGGTCAACGCCAAGACCGATCTTAGCTTTGCCAGAGGGTTGCGCGCCATTCTACGACAAGATCCGGATGTGATTATGGTCGGCGAGATCCGGGACCGCGAGACGGCACAGATCGCCGTGGAATCCGCCATGACCGGGCATCTGGTCATCTCGACCTTGCACACCAACACGGCCATCGGTGCCGTCTCTCGACTGGTCGAAATGGGTGTCGAACGCTTCTTGCTGGCCCCTATGCTGCGCGGGCTGATCGCGCAGCGGCTGGTGCGGCGCAATTGCACCGACTGTCTGGGCGACCACGAGGTCACGCAGGCGGAAAGCGATCTTTTGGGGCAAAAGATAAAGCCCGGAGAGATCGTGAAGAAGGGGCTTGGCTGCGATACCTGTCAAGCCAGCGGCTTTCGCGGACGTCTGCCGCTGTATGAAATTATCGAGGTCGACGGCGCGCTTGAACGCAAAATGCACGAAGGACAATCCGAAGCCGAGCTGATCGCCGCGGCGCGGGATCGCGGCCCTAGCATTCTGGACGACGGCATCGCCAAAATGCGTTTGGGCCTCACCACTGCACAGGAAGTCGCGCGCGCCATCCACGACGGTGCCCCACCGCAACCCAGCATATCGCTTGCCGCATCACAAGAGGATGAATAA